Proteins found in one Aspergillus chevalieri M1 DNA, chromosome 2, nearly complete sequence genomic segment:
- the CWC24 gene encoding U2-type spliceosomal complex subunit CWC24 (COG:A;~EggNog:ENOG410PJWC;~InterPro:IPR001841,IPR017907,IPR000571,IPR013083, IPR039971,IPR036855;~PFAM:PF13923,PF14634,PF13920,PF00642,PF00097, PF13445;~go_function: GO:0046872 - metal ion binding [Evidence IEA]), with protein MTEETAAAPPSDVPQFSFKKRSAKAKANFRKKPESPPPAASDSDSDFTSDDDEEGRKVKRRRKNVAVTASSATDANSRKVAAADEQPTGTATTTAPLNQTNDATKQSNWYDEEDLSEKNLLGTTRPKPGSSAAPVGTYKGAANYQSFIQKNPNAPNKQFGPIKAPTNIRTITVMDFAPDVCKDWKQTGFCGFGDSCKFLHAREDYKQGWELDRDWEIGTKGKQLGGKVVSARKGGAAHDNEEDDEDEEDEFLESIPFACIICRKPYSNPIVTKCGHYFCESCALQRYRKSPSCAACGAGTGGVFNTAKKLSQLLDKKRERARKRREQAIAAGEEVSSEEEDEAEDS; from the coding sequence ATGACCGAGGAAACAGCTGCTGCACCACCGTCCGACGTGCCCCAATTCTCCTTCAAAAAACGCTccgccaaggccaaggccAATTTCAGAAAGAAGCCCGAGTCGCCGCCACCCGCTGCCTCCGATTCCGACTCCGATTTCACCTCagacgacgatgaagaaggtCGCAAGGTCAAGCGTCGTCGCAAGAATGTCGCCGTAACGGCATCGTCAGCTACAGATGCGAATAGCAGGAAAGTAGCGGCCGCAGACGAGCAACCTACCGGTACCGCCACCACGACCGCTCCATTGAATCAGACAAACGACGCGACGAAACAGTCCAACTGGTACGATGAGGAAGATCTGAGTGAGAAAAATCTGCTAGGCACAACCCGGCCCAAGCCGGGGTCATCAGCAGCCCCGGTTGGTACCTACAAAGGCGCGGCGAATTACCAGTCTTTCATCCAGAAGAACCCCAATGCGCCAAACAAGCAATTCGGCCCCATCAAAGCCCCTACGAATATCCGCACAATCACCGTGATGGACTTTGCGCCCGACGTCTGCAAGGACTGGAAACAGACCGGCTTCTGCGGTTTCGGCGACTCGTGTAAATTTCTGCACGCCCGTGAAGACTACAAACAAGGCTGGGAACTAGACCGCGACTGGGAAATCGGCACAAAGGGCAAACAGCTAGGTGGCAAGGTAGTATCGGCGCGAAAAGGTGGGGCAGCGCATGATAACGAagaggacgacgaagatgaggaggacgagTTTCTTGAAAGTATTCCGTTTGCGTGTATTATTTGCCGGAAGCCATATAGTAACCCCATCGTCACCAAGTGCGGGCATTATTTCTGCGAATCGTGTGCGTTGCAGCGTTACCGCAAGAGTCCATCCTGCGCGGCTTGCGGTGCGGGGACGGGCGGTGTGTTCAATACGGCCAAGAAATTGAGCCAGTTGCTTGATAAGAAGCGGGAACGCGCGCGGAAGCGGCGTGAGCAGGCTATCGCTGCTGGAGAGGAGGTGAGcagtgaagaggaggatgaggcgGAGGACTCGTGA
- a CDS encoding putative nuclear migration protein (ApsA) (COG:Z;~EggNog:ENOG410PMDA;~InterPro:IPR001849,IPR024774;~PFAM:PF12814,PF00169;~go_component: GO:0005938 - cell cortex [Evidence IEA];~go_function: GO:0005515 - protein binding [Evidence IEA];~go_function: GO:0005543 - phospholipid binding [Evidence IEA];~go_process: GO:0032065 - maintenance of protein location in cell cortex [Evidence IEA]), producing the protein MSTSLYGNGAEDGSPTGGGFAMNDPFVSNPAEGTGPRESHRYSSFDTQLYSLNAASPAQAKRALEAHLAETERRLEEASKLGTALIEQQRELEDKLKEVEQHDEGEIGPDLRRKLADLEREYNEIGRESARAFLGPKRMGADGHLGTPSADSKSPLTATMFADQATNSPSKVSVPSRKQRNQPSNRVHDIEFATEISTSLLAQVRQLQALLAEREDALKTINLEKSRLELEAEGYAQRIRALDESEERYKDENWALETRTQELMATIREAADRETKLNSNLSALTNDKGLVERELEDIKQVNARLVEDHMMAQKANDAEVHQLRRNLTSGDAERVAMQQKLEELNSQNEELAKAVAMRLRQHEENTRQIPQDNDSDDQGNETPDNSPPPSPNKFTPRHNQLETETLRSSLGHAHRMIQNLKSTIHREKTEKIELKRMLQDARDEVEQKRREAATAGGPSNKRQKTKPENLRKAPRPDLLGAGRKGKTEIEEVQESDWEDKSTSSSPPHKTPPGPGRTHPAERSSDEPSDYQTATEAYDSFDTANERETTTESEAFQTGVESMADSSGSDTEELTETEETVRRTPRSRGGRMSSLMMGKTRDRSPYHSTASTSTSEDEDAGFSSPTQNHTPRHRLRMKRSMVRKVRPSGEAPMAFNSRPSSARNSPATSFVQEEPAAPEGQSLFAELAELDGDESEETVDANFGQSASFDATSQASTPHMAPAPDSRRPSEAALDAPAKPTMVDSGVMTDPWEPTPAEAGTASVAAGAGAVGGAALGSAATAADSETTGKSKEIPAMASSATQGTLEADGEQTSTNVQMSDEHATEADELERGVSASEPPQLELSSISTQETAPVSPAFPELSTSYIVGGTMDPVEPPAPELPEMLVSSIYSQSTEPIQPLAPAMPEMLVSSIYSQSTEPIVARLPEPEVYVPEMVFSSVFSAATEPVVATLPEPEPPVSLADRGTGTDLPELAVSSVMSEQTEPIPAKLPEPEPAPVPVPVPIETTANHGTAELAVSPISSECTEPKMPTNRDVPALVIPELSFSTIRSVETSPVEFLSNGTGAPAPIVLDEENVPPVESRYVSSGVMASEDDKPGNAAKATGEQARPLSAISGNATRTHRRTKSNLADQGAQTILSSKQIDQLLMDRVSTRPLSPPDSDRTKELGVSPFATPKAKTRPTHRPSATSLPSGFRRPDSSASHVSSTHSHPPLPADHREAILAAEKSEQRPVSPSVMGPPLAPASAYRYHGTPYQRPRTPNEQGVQASSSRATSSRSKLRRESQGQVSRRSSVSSFASEIEERFNMYPNGGGAMPHGYAEGTDPRMIQAITQTMIGEFLWKYTRKNISGEMSSTRHRRYFWVHPYTRTLYWSESDPQHAGKSELRTKSVPIEAVRVVADDNPYPPGLHCRSLEVVSPGRRVRFTATTSQRHETWFNALSYLLLRNSDENSEEPENSITLEDIDEFNPGFRASSHQTQRMSFSSSQSRTLRNNPPPKQRAASAMSMRQATTPGRESPALSAHSQNSPFLVPDQSRQGSSSRLSTILNTTIKGSFGRKGRHGYSSSSVHDGSVNEHVHEHPSIDDLRQTIEREDREMDGLENVRACCDGKHDVSSLSRTSKYSPRVNRIHSHH; encoded by the exons ATGAGCACGTCTTTGTACGGTAATGGTGCGGAGGATGGATCTCCAACGGGGGGTGGTTTCGCCATGAATGACCCTTTTGTGTCTAACCCAGCGGAGGGCACCGGTCCTCGCGAATCGCATCGCTATTCATCGTTCGACACCCAGCTGTATAGCCTGAATGCTGCGTCGCCAGCACAGGCCAAGCGAGCCCTCGAGGCTCACCTGGCGGAAACGGAGCGCAGGCTCGAGGAGGCGTCCAAACTGGGAACCGCCCTCATCGAACAGCAACGGGAGCTCGAGGACAAGTTGAAAGAGGTGGAACAGCATGATGAAGGAGAGATCGGACCGGACTTGCGCCGCAAGCTCGCGGATTTGGAAAGAGAATACAATGAAATTGGACGGGAGTCAGCGCGGGCCTTCCTGGGTCCTAAGCGCATGGGTGCTGACGGCCATTTGGGAACTCCCTCTGCAGACTCAAAG TCGCCGCTCACTGCCACCATGTTTGCCGACCAAGCTACAAATTCGCCCAGTAAAGTCAGTGTCCCTTCACGAAAGCAGCGCAACCAGCCATCCAATCGCGTACATGATATCGAGTTCGCGACAGAGATTTCGACCTCGCTTCTGGCACAAGTTCGACAGCTGCAGGCTTTGCTCGCTGAGCGTGAGGATGCCCTCAAGACCATCAACCTGGAGAAATCACGCCTTGAACTGGAGGCTGAGGGTTATGCCCAACGCATTCGCGCACTGGATGAGAGTGAGGAGCGCTACAAAGACGAAAACTGGGCCCTTGAAACACGAACGCAGGAGCTCATGGCCACAATTCGGGAAGCAGCTGATCGCGAGACCAAGCTGAACAGCAATCTGAGCGCCCTCACCAACGATAAGGGCTTGGTCGAGCGCGAATTAGAGGACATCAAACAGGTCAACGCGAGACTCGTTGAGGACCACATGATGGCCCAGAAAGCCAACGATGCTGAAGTCCACCAACTGCGCCGGAACCTCACTTCTGGTGACGCTGAACGGGTTGCCATGCAACAAAAGCTCGAGGAATTGAACTCGCAGAATGAGGAGCTTGCCAAGGCTGTGGCGATGCGTTTGCGACAACATGAAGAGAACACTCGCCAGATTCCTCAAGACAACGACTCGGACGACCAAGGCAATGAAACGCCCGATAACTCGCCCCCACCGTCCCCGAACAAGTTCACTCCTCGCCACAACCAGCTAGAGACGGAAACCCTGCGGAGCTCCCTGGGTCATGCTCATCGGATGATCCAGAACCTCAAGAGCACCATCCATCGTGAGAAGACCGAAAAGATCGAATTGAAGCGTATGCTCCAAGATGCACGGGACGAGGTGGAGCAGAAACGTCGCGAAGCCGCCACAGCCGGAGGTCCTTCCAACAAACGCCAGAAGACCAAGCCTGAGAATCTCAGAAAGGCCCCACGCCCGGACCTGCTTGGTGCTGGAAGAAAGGGCAAGACGGAGATCGAAGAGGTCCAGGAATCCGATTGGGAAGACAAGAGCACCAGTTCCAGTCCACCTCACAAGACTCCACCCGGACCTGGCCGCACCCATCCTGCTGAACGATCGTCCGATGAACCTAGCGACTACCAAACCGCGACTGAGGCCTACGACTCATTCGATACTGCCAACGAGCGGGAGACGACAACTGAGAGCGAAGCTTTCCAGACTGGCGTTGAGAGCATGGCCGACAGCTCTGGCTCCGACACCGAGGAACTCACTGAGACCGAGGAGACGGTCCGCCGCACCCCACGTAGTCGTGGTGGTCGCATGTCTTCGCTGATGATGGGCAAGACCCGGGACCGCTCTCCCTACCACAGCACTGCTTCGACGTCGACCagtgaagacgaagatgcCGGATTCTCCTCGCCGACTCAAAACCATACTCCTCGACACCGCCTTCGTATGAAGAGAAGTATGGTACGGAAAGTTAGACCATCTGGTGAGGCGCCTATGGCCTTCAACAGCCGACCCTCGAGCGCCCGGAATTCCCCCGCGACAAGCTTTGTACAAGAGGAGCCAGCGGCTCCCGAAGGACAGAGTCTCTTTGCGGAGCTGGCTGAGCTGGATGGTGACGAGAGCGAGGAGACCGTGGATGCCAACTTCGGACAATCAGCCTCTTTCGATGCTACTTCTCAGGCTTCCACTCCTCATATGGCCCCTGCTCCCGACTCGCGGAGACCATCTGAAGCCGCCCTGGATGCACCAGCCAAGCCGACTATGGTTGACTCTGGGGTGATGACCGACCCCTGGGAACCGACACCCGCTGAGGCTGGCACGGCTTCTGTGGCGGCCGGTGCTGGTGCCGTTGGTGGCGCTGCTCTTGGAAGTGCTGCAACTGCTGCGGATTCCGAGACGACAGGGAAGTCCAAGGAGATTCCGGCAATGGCCAGCTCTGCAACGCAAGGAACTCTTGAAGCAGATGGTGAACAAACCTCGACGAACGTGCAAATGTCAGACGAGCATGCTACTGAGGCAGACGAATTAGAGAGAGGCGTCTCTGCTTCCGAGCCTCCTCAGCTGGAGCTCTCTTCGATCTCTACTCAAGAGACTGCGCCAGTGTCACCGGCCTTCCCTGAATTGAGCACTTCATATATCGTTGGAGGTACGATGGACCCTGTCGAGCCACCCGCGCCGGAACTCCCAGAGATGCTTGTGTCATCGATCTACTCGCAGTCCACGGAGCCTATCCAACCACTTGCGCCTGCAATGCCAGAAATGCTTGTGTCGTCGATCTACTCCCAATCCACAGAGCCTATTGTTGCTAGACTACCTGAGCCTGAGGTCTATGTGCCGGAAATGGTATTCTCGTCAGTCTTTTCGGCAGCCACTGAGCCTGTTGTGGCAACTCttcccgagcccgagccaccgGTTTCCCTTGCGGACCGTGGTACAGGGACGGATCTTCCCGAATTAGCGGTATCATCCGTCATGTCGGAACAGACCGAGCCGATCCCGGCTAAGCTTCCCGAACCAGAGCCGGCACCGGTGCCTGTCCCAGTTCCTATTGAAACAACTGCCAACCATGGCACTGCTGAATTGGCTGTTTCCCCTATTAGCTCCGAGTGTACTGAGCCGAAGATGCCCACCAATCGTGACGTCCCCGCGCTCGTGATCCCCGAGTTGTCATTCTCCACCATCCGTTCTGTGGAGACAAGCCCTGTCGAGTTCCTGTCAAACGGAACCGGCGCTCCCGCACCCATCGTGTTGGATGAGGAGAATGTGCCCCCAGTTGAATCACGATATGTCTCTTCTGGTGTCATGGCTTCTGAGGATGACAAGCCTGGAAATGCTGCCAAGGCCACCGGCGAGCAGGCACGGCCGCTGAGCGCAATCTCTGGCAATGCTACACGCACTCACCGACGGACGAAGTCGAACCTGGCAGACCAAGGTGCTCAAACAATTCTGTCATCCAAGCAGATCGATCAGCTGCTCATGGACCGGGTCTCGACCCGCCCATTGTCGCCTCCTGACAGTGATCGTACGAAGGAGTTGGGAGTCTCGCCTTTTGCGACTCCCAAAGCAAAGACACGCCCTACCCACCGCCCATCGGCAACTTCCTTGCCAAGTGGATTCCGGCGACCTGACAGCTCTGCTAGTCACGTCTCCAGCACTCACAGCCACCCGCCTCTGCCTGCAGATCACCGGGAAGCCATCTTGGCTGCCGAGAAGTCGGAGCAACGCCCGGTGTCCCCCAGTGTTATGGGCCCGCCTCTTGCTCCTGCCTCCGCCTATCGCTATCACGGTACCCCGTACCAGCGTCCTCGCACTCCCAACGAGCAAGGTGTCCAGGCCAGCTCTTCCCGGGCGACTTCTTCACGGTCGAAATTGAGGCGCGAAAGCCAAGGCCAAGTATCGCGGAGATCATCCGTTTCTTCGTTTGCTTCGGAGATCGAAGAGCGCTTCAACATGTACCCcaatggtggtggtgctatGCCTCATGGCTATGCAGAGGGCACCGATCCTCGCATGATCCAAGCGATCACGCAGACGATGATTGGTGAATTCCTTTGGAAATACACGCGTAAGAACATCTCTGGCGAGATGTCGAGTACCAGACACCGTCGTTACTTCTGGGTCCACCCCTACACACGTACTTTGTACTGGAGTGAGTCGGACCCGCAGCACGCTGGTAAGAGTGAACTCCGCACAAAGAGTGTCCCTATCGAAGCTGTGCGAGTCGTTGCCGATGACAACCCCTATCCACCGGGTCTCCACTGCCGGAGCTTGGAGGTCGTCAGTCCTGGTCGTCGTGTGAGGTTCACCGCTACCACGAGCCAGAGGCACGAGACTTGGTTTAACGCGCTGTCGTACCTGTTACTCCGCAACTCGGATGAGAATAGCGAGGAGCCAGAAAACAGCATCACgctggaagacattgacgAATTCAACCCCGGTTTCCGGGCCAGCTCGCACCAAACTCAGCGCATGTCGTTCTCTTCGTCGCAAAGCCGGACGCTACGCAACAACCCTCCACCCAAGCAACGGGCGGCGTCCGCCATGTCGATGCGACAGGCCACAACACCCGGCCGGGAGTCCCCAGCATTGAGTGCGCATTCCCAGAACTCACCGTTTCTGGTGCCAGACCAAAGTCGACAGGGCTCTTCCTCTCGGCTCAGCACGATCTTGAACACGACGATCAAGGGGTCTTTCGGCCGTAAGGGACGCCATGGGTATTCGAGCTCGAGCGTCCATGATGGAAGCGTTAATGAACATGTTCATGAGCATCCGAGCATTGACGACTTGAGGCAGACGATTGAGAGGGAAGATCGTGAGATGGACGGTCTTGAGAACGTCCGCGCATGCTGTGATG GCAAACACGATGTCAGCTCTCTCTCTCGGACAAGCAAATATAGCCCTCGCGTTAACCGGATCCATTCGCATCATTGA
- a CDS encoding uncharacterized protein (TransMembrane:2 (i69-89o101-120i)), with translation MKLFPFPTPKLLTPRLQIVRYRHTHFNMRHTDPLPVVRNPLILGARSIRNIGINTGGSILEHAVSRLDLVYLTLAVLATSTVFDLGLKIVEVLWVVAFSRIAYQVKVWVQVDLVLCFWVINQDADLRVARARYVSSAAVSGYQIQ, from the coding sequence ATGAAACTGTTCCCTTTCCCGACTCCAAAGCTCCTGACACCACGTCTTCAAATCGTCCGGTATCGCCACACTCACTTCAATATGAGACATACTGACCCGCTTCCCGTTGTAAGGAATCCCCTCATACTGGGTGCGCGGTCTATCCGCAACATCGGGATCAATACAGGTGGCAGTATACTCGAACATGCGGTGTCGCGGCTCGATCTGGTTTATTTAACGCTCGCTGTACTCGCAACATCCACGGTATTTGATCTTGGCCTCAAGATCGTGGAGGTACTTTGGGTTGTGGCTTTCTCGCGCATCGCGTATCAAGTTAAGGTCTGGGTCCAGGTCGACCTTGTCCTATGCTTCTGGGTAATCAACCAGGATGCAGATCTGCGGGTAGCCAGGGCCCGATATGTCTCTTCAGCTGCCGTCTCAGGGTACCAAATACAGTAA